The Longimicrobiales bacterium nucleotide sequence TCACTACGCAGCTGTCACACCCTGCTCAGTGAGAAAATCGCGCAGCGTCTCGCGTGCACGATGCACACGCATCTTCACGGCACTCGGCGTGGCGTCCGTCATCGCGGCAACCTCGTCATATGTGTAGCCGGCGTCGTGCTTGAGCAGGAATGCCTCACGCATGGGCGCGGGCAGTCGGTCCAGTGCGGCACGCATGGTGAGGCCGAGCTCGTTCGACCCGCCCCGTGCGTCCTCGATCGTGTCCGCGTTCGCCATCGAGCTGAGCGGGATCGTGGCGCGGCGCACGTTCTTCATGAAGTCGAGACCGAGATTGCGTGCGATGCGGAACAGCCATGCGCGGAAGTGCACGCGATCGCGGCATTCCGCCAGGCGGTCGTAAGCCCTGACGAATGCGTCCTGCACCAGGTCGAGCGCGGTATCGTGGTCGAGACCCATGCCTCGCATGTGGCGGTAGATGACGTCCTGGTGGCGGCGTACGAGATCGGCGTAGACATCGCGTTCACCGGCGAGAACGCGGCCGACGAGCACGGCATCGTCAACCGTGTCTGTCACGCGCGCGCTCATCCGACCACCAGCACGGCGACATGCCCGCCCATGCCGTCATCCTTCCGGCCGGGAACGTCCTCCGGCACGAACCACGTTCCGTCCGCAGCGACGAAGGCGTAATTGTAGACGCCGGGCTCGAGCCTGACCGTGAACGTCCAGTTGTCGTCGGTCCGCTCCATCGGCTGCGGCTTCCAGCCATTGAAATCACCGGCGATGGATGGCGCGGACGGCGCTGCGGATAGCGGCAGGCGGATAGTGGCGCGCCCGTCCACGTACTCCGCAGGCACCGGCGGCCGTGGCGGGCCGACGCGTCCGCCGACCTGAATCGTGAGACCGACATTCCACGATGTCTGTGGCGGCTGCATGTAAAGCGGATCGAAAGTATCGCGTCGCGCGCTCGCCTCAACCGTCATCCGATCCAGCACCTTCAGCGAAGCCCCAATCGCCCACGGTCCCGTCGTGTTGTCCGACTCCATCCAGTGTCCGAGGCTGCCCCAGACGCTGCCCAGGCGGTGCGCGAACACGGCCGAGGCACCCGCATACGTCGTCGCGTCCTCACTGTCAGTATCGTAGCGGCGGACGACCGGGATCAGAGCCAGCGATGCGGACGGCATGATCGTGACCTGTGCGTCGGCCAGCCGCACCGTGCGATCGGTGTCGAGGTCGCCGAACGAAGCCCGGTAGTGGGACACGCCGGCGCGCGCGTGAAGCTGGAACATGCCGCCTTCGTAACCGACGACGGGAAGCGTCTGCCCCGCGAGTGCGTGACCGGATCGATCGGCGACACCCTCCAGCGGCGGCGTGAAAGGGCCGGGTATGAACGGCGGCGTGTCCGGACCCGTCCGAGCTGAGCGATCGCGGGTCAGGAACGCGTTACCGGCCAGGTCGACGCCGACAATGAAACCGCCATGTCGGAGTGCGGCGCGCTTCCACCCCGCGGCGCCCGCCCACAGTGATTCGACGGAGCTGGTCGGAATCCCCGTGGCCAGACGGAATCCGGCGGTGGAGGCGACGTACTGCAGGCCTGCCGCGATGCTGGCGGTCGCGTCGGCCGGGTCGAGCGTGGAGCGCATCTGCCCGCCGTGCGCCGTCACGCTCCACTGCTGCGCGAACACCGGAGTGCCGCCGGCCGCGCACGCGATGAGTAACGTCAGGCGCATGCCCATGTGCAGGATACGCATCACGACCCCGCTGCGTCGGGTGCAAGCACGGCCAGGCGGCTGTTCAGTCCGCCGAACCCGTCATTCACAGCAGGTGCGTTGGGATCCGGCACCCAGCGATCGCCGTCCACGATGAACGCGTAGTTGTGCACGCCGGGCGCGAGCGGCACCACAACCGACCAGACCCCCGGCTCAGTCCGCGTCAGCGCATGGACGGGCTGCCAGTTCGTGAAATCGCCGGCCAGCACGACCTGCTGTGCGTCCGGCGCCTCGAGCACGAACTGCGTCAGCACCTGCTGCGCCGCCGGATCCACGGGCGCGGTTTCACGGCTCACGATGAGCGCAACCGCCAGCAGCGCTGCCGTCGCCACGCCGTAAACGGGGCGCCACGCCACCGATACCGGA carries:
- a CDS encoding RNA polymerase sigma factor → MTDTVDDAVLVGRVLAGERDVYADLVRRHQDVIYRHMRGMGLDHDTALDLVQDAFVRAYDRLAECRDRVHFRAWLFRIARNLGLDFMKNVRRATIPLSSMANADTIEDARGGSNELGLTMRAALDRLPAPMREAFLLKHDAGYTYDEVAAMTDATPSAVKMRVHRARETLRDFLTEQGVTAA
- a CDS encoding glycogen-binding domain-containing protein, whose product is MRILHMGMRLTLLIACAAGGTPVFAQQWSVTAHGGQMRSTLDPADATASIAAGLQYVASTAGFRLATGIPTSSVESLWAGAAGWKRAALRHGGFIVGVDLAGNAFLTRDRSARTGPDTPPFIPGPFTPPLEGVADRSGHALAGQTLPVVGYEGGMFQLHARAGVSHYRASFGDLDTDRTVRLADAQVTIMPSASLALIPVVRRYDTDSEDATTYAGASAVFAHRLGSVWGSLGHWMESDNTTGPWAIGASLKVLDRMTVEASARRDTFDPLYMQPPQTSWNVGLTIQVGGRVGPPRPPVPAEYVDGRATIRLPLSAAPSAPSIAGDFNGWKPQPMERTDDNWTFTVRLEPGVYNYAFVAADGTWFVPEDVPGRKDDGMGGHVAVLVVG
- a CDS encoding glycogen-binding domain-containing protein, coding for MDQRTQKALDGELPREQLTAAGQADLLEAEARIRAVLRAIPAGPMPDLAPAVMRRIEDADAQRARSAAAGKAARPESPGPIKALRAFARWIWNPRPVSVAWRPVYGVATAALLAVALIVSRETAPVDPAAQQVLTQFVLEAPDAQQVVLAGDFTNWQPVHALTRTEPGVWSVVVPLAPGVHNYAFIVDGDRWVPDPNAPAVNDGFGGLNSRLAVLAPDAAGS